A portion of the Acidihalobacter yilgarnensis genome contains these proteins:
- a CDS encoding polysaccharide deacetylase family protein translates to MLTVVVDTEEEFDWNEPFDRDARSTRNILQQPLAQAIMDRYGVVPTYVVDYPVADTPESVSVLRTFLEAGRCEIGAHLHPWVNPPHEESVNAFHSYPGNLPPRLEREKLSRLANKIEEAFGIRPSIYKAGRYGLGPATYETLQALGFKIDVSVVPHTDFSDQYGPNFIEFPDAPFQVTPELTTLPLSVHFVGALASQGPAHYSRIMTTGLATKARIPGIAAKLGILERLRLSPEGHSLADMMRQTNAALKSGKRYFMLTYHSSSLLPGATNYVRSNSERDQFLRSLDGFLSFFQKECLGEMQSVSSVAKMVSCE, encoded by the coding sequence GTGCTGACTGTCGTTGTCGACACCGAGGAGGAATTCGACTGGAACGAGCCGTTTGATCGCGATGCGCGATCAACACGCAACATATTGCAGCAGCCGCTCGCCCAAGCCATCATGGACCGTTATGGGGTGGTGCCGACCTACGTCGTGGATTACCCCGTAGCCGACACGCCAGAGTCAGTTTCAGTATTACGCACTTTCCTCGAAGCAGGTCGATGCGAAATCGGTGCCCACCTGCATCCATGGGTCAATCCACCCCATGAGGAATCCGTCAATGCGTTTCACTCATACCCAGGCAATCTACCCCCGCGACTGGAACGCGAAAAACTATCCCGGCTCGCAAATAAAATAGAGGAAGCCTTCGGGATACGGCCGTCAATCTACAAAGCTGGGCGATACGGCCTGGGGCCAGCCACCTATGAAACTTTGCAAGCGCTTGGCTTCAAGATTGACGTTAGCGTCGTTCCTCACACGGACTTTTCCGACCAATATGGTCCTAATTTCATTGAGTTCCCGGACGCGCCCTTCCAAGTCACTCCCGAACTGACCACACTACCTTTATCCGTTCATTTCGTCGGGGCACTGGCTTCGCAAGGACCCGCACATTATTCGCGCATCATGACTACTGGCCTAGCGACCAAGGCACGTATACCAGGCATAGCCGCCAAACTTGGAATATTAGAACGTCTACGACTGTCTCCCGAAGGCCACAGCCTAGCGGACATGATGCGCCAGACGAATGCCGCTCTGAAAAGCGGTAAGCGCTATTTTATGCTCACCTATCACAGCTCAAGCCTGTTACCAGGGGCAACAAATTATGTTCGTAGCAATTCTGAGCGAGATCAATTCCTTAGATCTCTAGATGGATTTTTATCCTTCTTCCAGAAGGAGTGCCTCGGTGAAATGCAGAGTGTAAGCAGTGTAGCCAAAATGGTGAGTTGCGAATAA